CCAGatcaaagaataaaaaataccAGTGACTATCAGAAGAAGCACGTTGCAGCTGCAGAGCAATTGGGGAATCAAATCTTCTATGGCCTGGAATATCCACGGAGCCGCAACGGCCACGGAAGCGTAGCCGGCGAGTATGAACAAGTATAAAACGCTTCCGAAGAGGCTTCTCGACTTGCGGTGGCCGAACAGCGGAGCCTCGTGCAAGATATCCAGAAACCTGAAAGGTGGAGACGCAATCAACGGCGGGGTTTTTGGAATCGGGCGGCGGAAAACGATGGCATTGGCAAATAGTGTGTGGGAATTAGAGGGAGATTGAGGAGGAAGACTTACAGTGCGTTGTCCTCCGGCGATGTTGACGGCAGCGAAGCGTGCCTTTCTCTCTCTGTTGACATTTTTAGACACGGATTTTGGGTTCTGTGTATTTGCGAATTGGGATCTCTGCTTTCAAGTTTCAGAGGAGTTCACTCTCAGACTCCCTCAGGGCTTGCTCGTTAATATTTTTTCTGGAAGTTTTCTCCTTTTTTGTATTTATCCTTACagacaaaatttacactttaaccACCCAAAATTCGATTTCTTTTTTACCATATGAAATTCCGTCTAGTTTTTCATCCACAATTTCGTTAAATGTAAGCATGTGATATGCACGATGACTCTTTTCTAAATGTATACATTTTAATGTATATTGAATTTGAAACGTCCTAGGCGTATGGGAGATTGGAGCAACAGGGAACGTCTAGACGATGTTTTTATTCTTGAACTGCAATGAATAGATCAAGAGGTCGTTCCGCCCATTTCTGTAGAAAGTTGAGAAAAATaattcagaaaaaaaataacatctTAAACATTTTAGCGAGAGGTACTTGCAAATAGATGTGAACATCCTCGAAAATGGATCTCGTGCAAGTCAAAATAATAACTCTAATTTTCAAGGCAGTCATGTGTTTAGATTTGATTGAACTGTGGATCGAAATTGGGCAAATTTGTCATATACAGCTAATGGATTTTAAACCAGGTGGATATTTGTTTGGTCAACTACCTTGGTTGTGAAGGAACAATAATGAAAAAGTTTATGAGTGATTTGTGCAATTTTCCTGCtaattaatattatttctttaaacataaaaaaaagggcTTTGTAATGGGCCCAAAAAAGCCCAAGTATTCAGATGGGGCAATCTTATGTTGACGGGCGGGTGACATAATCTCCAACTCAAAGCCAACACTGCGTCGCTGATCAACCCTAAGGCAGTGACCTCACAACTTCCGAAAGAAATGAACCAATTTCCAggctttcatcttcttcctccattTCTGGTTGCTGGGTTTTCCTCCATTTCTTCGTTTTCTTATCTCTCCCATTAATCCCACCGCGAAACGCCCTAAAACCCCGATGAAGCTCCGGTTTGGTGAGCTGACATTTCTGGGTCTTTCTCCATATCCATGAGAACCCAGGATCCGAATCCCAAACCCCATACGACTTCCGGGCGACCCGCGAGAAAATCCGGTCAATCAACCCGAACCCAGAACAGGATTTTCATTGAAAACATCTATGAGAGCAGTGCTGAGCCTAGGGATGGCGCGGCAGTGCAGATGACCGTCCTGTTCTTCAAAGCCCGTCCGACCTTCTGGGTTCGAGCCTCCAAGATCGCCGTTTCCCATTTTCACAACCTCGCCCACGGTGGAGCTCGGCCGCGCCCGCTTCACGACTTTGAGGTAACGTCAAACCCAGAGGCTTGGTTTGTGAAAGTTGTTTGCACTCTGTTTCTTCGCTCGCATTCATTGGATTTGGTTTATCTTAGTAAGAACCTTTCGCCTTCGACTGCTTTCGAGGTTATTAAAAGGTTGAACAATCCGATATTGGGGTTGAAATTCTTTGAGCTCAGTAGGGTTAGTTTGAGTGTTAATCATAGTGTATGGACTTACAATTTTCTTTTGAGGTCTCTGTGTCAAATGGGGCTTCAAGATTCTGCTAAATTGGTGTTTGATTACATGAGGAGTGATGGGCATACGCCCGATGATTCGGCTGTGGAACTCTTGGTGTCGTCGTATGCTCAGATGGGCAAGTTGGATAATGCTGAGAAGTTTCTTGGTGAGGTTCATTGTGATGAGATTAGATTGACGCCTTTCGTATACAATAACTTGTTCAATGTGTTGGTTAAACAGAATAAAGTGGATGAGGCTGTTTGCTTGTTTAGAAAGCATATGGGGTCGCATTGTTGCCCGGATAGCTGGACTTTCAATATTCTAATTCGAGGTCTATGCAGAGTTGGGGAAATTGGTAAGGCTTTTGAGTTGTTCAGTGATATGGGGAGTTTTGGTTGCTACCCCGATATAGTTACGTATAATACACTAATTACTGGACTTTGTAGGACTAACGAGGTAGATAGGGGATGTCAATTACTCAAAGAGGTTCAATCAAGAATCGAACTTTCACCTGATGTTATAACTTTCACGTCAGTCATATCAGGATATTGCAAGTTGGGTAAGATGGAGGAGGCCTCCGTTCTTTTTGATGAGATGATTAATGCTGGAGTTAGACCAACTTCTGTTACTTTCAATGCAATGATTGATGGATTTGGTAAGACTGGCAACATGGGTTCTGCACTTGCCATGCATCAGAAAATGCTCTTTCATGGTTATCGTTCGGATGTTTTTACCTTCACTTCCCTAATTGATGGCCATTGTCGAGCTGGGCAACTGAGTCAGGGATTAAAGCTTTGGCAGGAGATGAATGGGAAAAATGTGTCTCCAAGTGCATATACTTTCTCTGTCCTTATTAACGCTTTGTGCAAGGAGAGTAGACTACATGAAGCACGTGATTTTCTGAGGCAATTAAAGTGGAGTAATGTGGTTCTGAAACCTTTTATGTACAACCCTGTGATAGATGGATTCTGTAAGGCTGGCAATGTTGATGAGGCAAACGCCATTGTGGCCGAGATGGAAGAGAAGAGATGCAGCCCTGATAAAGTGACGTTTACCATTCTCATACTTGGGAATTGTATGAAAGGTAGAATGTCTGAGGCAATTAGCAACTTTAAAAAGATGTTGGCAATTGGTTGTGCCCCAGACAACATCACCGTAAATGCTTTGACATCTTGCCTCATGAAGGCTGGGATGCCTAATGAAGCCCATCACATTAAGCAAATTGCATACAAGGACCTCAATTCGGGCATGTCACCTTCAGGAAGAACTGATCATATGAAAGCAAACGCACAAATTCCAGTGGCTGTTTGATTGAAGCTCTACCACAAAACGGGAGTTGGAGTACTGCTTCCAGTGGTTGGAGGAGGTCCTTCCACACGCAATAGTGGATCAGGCACCAAATGGAGCATGCTCAATTTGTGACACAAATGGGTCGAAAACCAGTAAGTACATTGCACGTGTTCATTTTGAGTTGAGAGCCGAGACTGTATATTTACCTTGCCATAAAAATTTTGCTCAATGATATAATTCCTCAATAGGTTGCCCCTGCACTCGACATGGTTATACTTGTTCATGTTCCGGCGGTTTCAGCCACTATGCATCTAGTAACATGGCAAGGGAAAGGGAGTTGGGAGGGAGCAATTGCAGAACTTCATAAACTCAGCAAATCGCTTCGAATCAAATAGATTTTGTACATACTTGTTCATGTTAGTCACTTCATAAGTGATTTGCTCGTAATCTTTATACGTTGCTGGCTTACCATGATTCGTCAAAGTTATAAAAATCATTCCCACAATCTTTGGTTTACTGCGTTACAGAGAAATCGCTGTGTATGAATTCCATTCCATTTCGTTGATGATAATACTTTTACTGAAACATATACAGTTAGTTGGCCAAATTACACTTTTGGTCCCCGTAGTTGGAACAATTTTCCACTTTAGTCATTTAGTTTGTTTACTTCAATTTTAGTCCCAATCGCTTGCCTCGTTAAAATTGAAGATGGAGATTTTGACATTTCGGCACGCGCATGTCTTGTGCGCAACGACTTTCGAAATTCCGGTGATGGTTTCAAAGAACCCCAACTCAATGCAACTCTCAAATTCTTGAAAACCCAAATTCTGAGATTGCTTGAGAAGCGAGAGATTGCTTGGGAAGAGGGAAGGGTTTTTTtccatttaatatttttaaatatttttagttttttcaaTGTTTCAGTACTTAAATAAAAGTTCGGCTCAAAGTCTTTTTATGAAAGCATACACATGTCATTAACATTTCAGAAAAAAGTGAGTATAAGAACAATTAGGTGGGTTTAGCAGCACTCAATAAATATAATCAAGTTTTTCGCCCCTTCAAAATTTGACCTTGTTGCCATGTTTATTCTCATGAAATGAGTATTGGAATGATCCCAGTATCTAACTTCCCTTGTAGCGCATGAAATGAAATAGTTATTGTGAGTTTTTGAACGTTAGATTATGTAATCTAATACCTGAAAAGTCAAAGGACATGATCAACAAAGAAAGGCTCGTCGATCTCAtatccatttttttcttttcgcatCTCGATTTATGACTTCCTCTACTCCAAGTAAACGTGCAACTTTAATTTGAACAAAAGGACCTTTCGTTGCTTATATTACATAGGCCATAAATAATAGTCTTCGTATCTTATTTGTGCATCAAGGCAGAAACAACAGAGTCACCACTAAACGACGGCCCGTTCCTTCACCTTCAAGCTGGAAACCCTAGTACAACACAACATATCCCAGTCCGAAACAACGATGAATTTCGTATTACATATCCACAACCAAGCCCACCGTTTCTTTCGACAGACTTACGCGACAACCGGGTACGATGCACATGTTGCAACACCTGCAATCCAGATCATTGAAATCAATAAGAAGCTACAACTCACTTTCCAGCCAAAAACATATCTCACATTTATTAGTTTAGCAATCCGAAAAACTTACCACACATGTTCTTCCCATACTCCATCTTGAAGTAGCCATTGTCGCCCCAGCTTTCTCCCCAAGAGTTCTTGATGAGCCAGTACGGGACGCCGCCTTCCACTCCGTACCCAACTGCAAGAACTGCATGGTTCACATCCTGCAAACATACACGAGATTAGGATAACATTTTGCTTAATTTTGAAAATACAAATAGATTAAGACAAATCAGAAGTAAAGACTCACCATGGGGCCGGTGCCGCATGTGTCACTGGTGTAAACTCCCGACTTGTAAAAGCGGAAACCATTGATGACCTGAAACGCCACACTGACAGGCCGCACAAATGCAACGGCATGCTTCAATTCTTCTTCAGCACCCTGCATAATTTTGCACATAACAATTACAAGCTGCCCCTTGAAATTTAAAGCATTTCAATTGTCAAAAAGTGCTTATAAGCTCTGCTTTTCAGTCCCGTTAAGCTTACCAGGGTGATATTGACAGAGCCGACGACTTGGACACCAACATTTTCAGCCGAATATTTGCAAACACCGTCGACTCCAACATACGGATAAGCAGCCTCGGTGTCAAGACCGCCATTGTACTTGATGTACTCAAATGCTTGAGATGGCAACCCACCACTGCAGCCGTTATTGTTGAAAGCGCCAGCGCAATCCACAAGCTGCTGCTCAGATAGGGAGATCTGCTTTCCGAAGGCCTGCACATACGCTGCCTCGAGAGCTCCAGTGGTGCTGCATCAGCCATATATTAGTGTTAGACATTCGAAATACACGATAATTAGTATGCCTTAACTTACAATTTGCATCCGGTAATCATCGAAAATACTCAAGCTAGGAAATAAACCTGAATGTCCAGCAAGATCCACAGTGACCTTGATCTTTAACTGGAGTCACTATGCCTTCTTCTTTCCAGTTTTTCTGTACATATACACAAAGGAACAGTCGATATTAACTTCAAAGCGGTAGATCTAGCTAGCTACGCGTTTATTAGTAACTGATCATAATAATTGATGTAATTAATGTGCCGATTTACTGCACAATAGGGGTTTCTCTTACATTTTCCTTTGTCTTAATATAAATTTGCAAAAAATATTGCAGCAGCAAATGACTATTTGATTTAGCGTCACTCAGTCTCCATTTCATTAGAAATATCATGCATTTAAATCTCATGAACGAAAAACCTATTTACCGAGTCAGGGAGAACGGCATCAGTGAGCTTGTGGTTGCCCTTTGTGGTGGCGGAGCAGTTCTGAGCAGCTCCCAACCTGTGCCTTGTGAACTCTTCCCAGCTCCAATCAGCAAACCCTTTGATATATCAATCAATTTAACCCTAGTTAGTAAATTCACCTATTAATGTGTAAGAGATTtttttggaagtgcttttaaaataactcaaagcgcttttggtgaaaatgttttcgGAATTAAACTTTTAGCAAAAACACAAGTGAATACTGAAAAAGCAAAGTATTTTTTTGGAAGAACATTGGAACCCAAAAAAATTTCCTGCAAGAGTACTTAactacaacaaaaagaaaagtgaagTTGTCATTGGGAAAATAGATGGAATGATATTTACATATCTCAATTGCTAAACTAATCAAAATCAAATAGAAATTAACGATATGTCAATTACATATCACATCTACAATTGGAATTAGTAAATTGATCATTTCGGCCAATTTCCCGTCTTTTTTCTCTAAATTTCAACCagatactgttttttttttctttttctttttcttttcaaccaGATACAACAATAACTCAGTTATAATCCAACGCAGAAACAAAATtaatatcttttttatttaaaaaaataaaaacagagaGAAGACAGAGAAGGAAATGAAAAAGGTTGACGTACGATTGAGAGCAAGAGTGTACGGCAAGCCCTTCTTATTGGTAGATCGAATCAGCTTCTTATTCTCCGAGAAAATCGCATACCGCAGCTTCATCTCCTCCGCGCTCTCGTACTTCTTCCCGTACCTGATCATTcccaaaaaccaaagaaaaacaaactCAGTTAATCGGACGGTGGTGATCTCTGATCAG
Above is a window of Malus sylvestris chromosome 15, drMalSylv7.2, whole genome shotgun sequence DNA encoding:
- the LOC126604715 gene encoding pentatricopeptide repeat-containing protein At2g06000-like — protein: MRTQDPNPKPHTTSGRPARKSGQSTRTQNRIFIENIYESSAEPRDGAAVQMTVLFFKARPTFWVRASKIAVSHFHNLAHGGARPRPLHDFEVTSNPEAWFVKVVCTLFLRSHSLDLVYLSKNLSPSTAFEVIKRLNNPILGLKFFELSRVSLSVNHSVWTYNFLLRSLCQMGLQDSAKLVFDYMRSDGHTPDDSAVELLVSSYAQMGKLDNAEKFLGEVHCDEIRLTPFVYNNLFNVLVKQNKVDEAVCLFRKHMGSHCCPDSWTFNILIRGLCRVGEIGKAFELFSDMGSFGCYPDIVTYNTLITGLCRTNEVDRGCQLLKEVQSRIELSPDVITFTSVISGYCKLGKMEEASVLFDEMINAGVRPTSVTFNAMIDGFGKTGNMGSALAMHQKMLFHGYRSDVFTFTSLIDGHCRAGQLSQGLKLWQEMNGKNVSPSAYTFSVLINALCKESRLHEARDFLRQLKWSNVVLKPFMYNPVIDGFCKAGNVDEANAIVAEMEEKRCSPDKVTFTILILGNCMKGRMSEAISNFKKMLAIGCAPDNITVNALTSCLMKAGMPNEAHHIKQIAYKDLNSGMSPSGRTDHMKANAQIPVAV
- the LOC126604718 gene encoding thiol protease aleurain-like; translated protein: MARLTLFLSAALALAAISCVAAASSFDESNPIRLVSDSLRDMEEQVVQVLGNCRHVLSFARFAHRYGKKYESAEEMKLRYAIFSENKKLIRSTNKKGLPYTLALNRFADWSWEEFTRHRLGAAQNCSATTKGNHKLTDAVLPDSKNWKEEGIVTPVKDQGHCGSCWTFSTTGALEAAYVQAFGKQISLSEQQLVDCAGAFNNNGCSGGLPSQAFEYIKYNGGLDTEAAYPYVGVDGVCKYSAENVGVQVVGSVNITLGAEEELKHAVAFVRPVSVAFQVINGFRFYKSGVYTSDTCGTGPMDVNHAVLAVGYGVEGGVPYWLIKNSWGESWGDNGYFKMEYGKNMCGVATCASYPVVA